From the genome of Flavobacteriales bacterium, one region includes:
- the alaS gene encoding alanine--tRNA ligase, producing MKSTEIRNQFLRFFEEKTHLVVSSAPMVVKNDPTLMFTNAGMNQFKDYFLGNTVPKEKRICDTQKCLRVSGKHNDLEEVGYDTYHHTMFEMLGNWSFGDYFKKEAIEWAWELLTEVFKIDKDRLYVSVFEGSTEDGLDKDNEAFEIWSKLIDSSRIIDGSKKDNFWEMGEVGPCGPCSEIHVDIRPDEDRKKIDGKTLVNADHPEVIEVWNLVFMQFNRKMDGSLEALPQTHVDTGMGFERLCMVLQGVQSNYDTDIFQPIIKKIASLSNKTYGADEKDDIAMRVIADHLRAVSFSIADGQLPSNTGAGYVIRRILRRAVRYAFTFLDAKDPFMCHLVDELVGNMGNQFKELTSQSDLIKKVIQEEETSFLKTLDKGIARFETIDLKDNVVSGKDAFELYDTFGFPIDLTQLLAQEKNCIVNIEAFDSLLELQKERSRKATSLETDDWVVLFEDEVEEFIGYESSESKVKIVRYRKVKQKGQEFYHLVFNLTPFYPEGGGQVGDTGQLVNDSEVIEILDTKKENNLIVHIVDTLPAHIFSDFTAKVDITKRKNTANNHTATHLLHETLREVLGEHVSQKGSLVNSDYLRFDFSHFSKVDSEDLKTIEETVNSKIRANFSLEEFRNLPFTRAEEMGAMALFGEKYGDTVRVIKFGSSTELCGGIHVESTGEIGLFKILSESAVASGVRRIEAVSAENAIRFYEEKLAVLNQLQGTLKTNDLLKSVSQLVEENQTLNKKINQLNSEKAGDLLGDLMNKAEEINGVNLVSSEVDLDSKSIKNLAFKLIKENNNLLLVLASKTDGKAMLTVAVSEELSKNKDLHAGKMVKELAVEISGGGGGQAFFATAGGKDISGIPKALAKAKSFL from the coding sequence ATGAAATCGACAGAAATTCGTAATCAGTTTTTAAGATTCTTTGAAGAAAAGACCCACTTGGTTGTATCATCAGCACCTATGGTTGTGAAAAATGACCCTACTTTGATGTTTACAAATGCTGGTATGAATCAGTTTAAGGATTACTTTTTAGGAAATACAGTTCCTAAGGAAAAGCGTATTTGTGATACTCAAAAATGCCTTAGAGTTTCTGGTAAGCATAACGATTTGGAAGAAGTTGGTTACGATACGTATCACCATACGATGTTTGAAATGTTAGGAAACTGGTCTTTTGGAGACTATTTCAAAAAAGAAGCTATCGAATGGGCATGGGAATTACTGACAGAGGTTTTTAAAATAGATAAGGATAGGTTGTATGTTTCAGTGTTTGAAGGAAGTACTGAAGACGGATTGGATAAAGATAACGAAGCCTTTGAAATATGGTCTAAGTTGATAGACTCAAGTCGCATCATTGATGGTAGTAAAAAAGATAACTTTTGGGAAATGGGTGAAGTTGGTCCATGTGGCCCATGTTCTGAGATACATGTTGATATCCGCCCCGATGAAGACCGAAAAAAAATTGATGGAAAAACATTAGTAAACGCTGATCATCCAGAGGTCATTGAAGTATGGAATTTAGTTTTCATGCAATTCAATAGAAAGATGGATGGTAGCTTAGAGGCTTTACCACAAACGCATGTTGATACTGGCATGGGCTTTGAGCGTTTATGCATGGTGCTTCAAGGAGTGCAGTCTAACTACGATACGGATATCTTTCAGCCTATCATCAAAAAGATTGCCTCGCTTTCAAACAAAACATATGGGGCAGATGAAAAAGACGATATCGCTATGCGTGTTATAGCCGATCATTTAAGAGCAGTTTCATTTTCCATTGCTGACGGTCAATTGCCATCAAATACTGGAGCAGGTTATGTTATCAGAAGAATACTAAGAAGAGCTGTTCGTTATGCCTTTACCTTTTTAGATGCTAAAGACCCTTTTATGTGTCATCTTGTTGATGAACTTGTTGGAAATATGGGTAATCAGTTCAAAGAACTGACGTCACAATCTGATTTGATAAAAAAAGTGATTCAAGAAGAAGAAACCTCATTTTTGAAAACATTAGATAAGGGAATAGCTCGTTTTGAAACAATTGACTTGAAAGATAATGTTGTTTCTGGAAAAGATGCTTTTGAACTCTACGATACCTTTGGATTTCCAATTGATTTAACGCAACTTTTGGCGCAAGAAAAAAACTGTATAGTCAATATTGAAGCCTTTGATTCTTTATTAGAGCTTCAAAAAGAAAGGTCAAGAAAAGCTACATCTTTAGAAACAGATGATTGGGTGGTATTGTTTGAAGATGAAGTAGAAGAGTTTATTGGATACGAATCATCAGAATCTAAGGTAAAAATTGTTAGGTACAGAAAGGTCAAGCAAAAAGGTCAAGAGTTTTACCATTTAGTATTTAATCTTACGCCATTTTATCCCGAAGGTGGAGGTCAAGTCGGAGATACCGGGCAATTAGTTAACGATTCTGAAGTCATTGAGATTTTGGACACTAAGAAGGAAAATAATTTAATCGTTCATATTGTTGACACTCTACCAGCTCATATTTTCTCTGATTTTACTGCCAAAGTAGATATTACAAAAAGAAAAAATACAGCCAATAATCATACTGCAACTCATTTACTTCATGAAACGCTTAGAGAGGTTTTAGGCGAGCATGTTTCACAAAAAGGATCCTTAGTAAATTCTGATTATTTACGTTTTGATTTTTCTCATTTCTCAAAAGTTGACAGCGAAGATTTGAAAACAATAGAAGAAACTGTAAACTCTAAAATTCGTGCTAATTTTTCACTTGAAGAGTTTAGAAATCTTCCTTTTACAAGAGCAGAAGAAATGGGTGCCATGGCACTTTTTGGCGAAAAATATGGCGATACCGTAAGGGTTATTAAGTTTGGAAGTTCTACAGAACTTTGTGGAGGCATTCACGTTGAGTCTACTGGTGAAATAGGGCTTTTTAAAATTCTTTCTGAAAGTGCTGTTGCTTCAGGTGTTAGAAGAATTGAAGCCGTATCTGCTGAAAATGCTATTCGTTTTTACGAGGAGAAACTTGCGGTCTTAAATCAATTACAAGGGACTTTAAAAACAAATGATTTATTAAAGTCAGTAAGTCAATTAGTAGAAGAAAATCAAACTCTCAATAAAAAGATAAATCAGCTTAATTCTGAGAAAGCAGGCGATTTGTTGGGCGATTTAATGAATAAGGCTGAAGAAATTAATGGAGTAAACTTAGTTTCTAGTGAGGTGGATTTAGATTCAAAAAGTATAAAAAATCTAGCCTTTAAATTAATTAAGGAGAACAACAATCTGTTATTAGTATTGGCATCAAAAACAGATGGAAAGGCTATGCTAACCGTTGCTGTTTCGGAGGAACTCTCAAAAAATAAAGATTTACACGCTGGAAAAATGGTTAAGGAATTGGCAGTAGAAATTAGTGGTGGTGGCGGTGGTCAAGCCTTTTTTGCTACGGCTGGTGGTAAAGATATTTCCGGTATTCCAAAGGCTCTAGCTAAAGCCAAATCATTCCTCTAA
- a CDS encoding M23 family metallopeptidase: MKKAKYYYDKKSLSYKRIEKTWKHRLKNVSVFMFASAFFGFIMVIAAFNFFDSPKEKMLKRELDKLKLQYELMDKSLNQISSVLENIKDRDDNIYRVIFEAEPIPNSIRKAGIGGVNRYKDLEGYDNSEILISTVKKVDQISKQLYIQSKSFDEVIEMAQRKSDMMASIPAIQPVKNKELKRIASGYGRRIDPYYKKPKFHYGVDFSAPKGTPIYATGDGKVAKTQRSRRGFGNHIVIDHGYGYESLYAHMTKYTVSKGQKVKRGDVIGYVGSTGKSTAPHLHYEVHKDGKKINPAYYFHNDLSPDEFDRMLELSSQENQSFD; the protein is encoded by the coding sequence ATGAAAAAAGCAAAGTATTATTACGATAAAAAATCTCTTTCCTACAAGAGAATCGAAAAAACATGGAAACACAGATTAAAAAATGTTTCTGTTTTCATGTTTGCGAGTGCTTTTTTCGGATTTATTATGGTAATTGCTGCCTTTAACTTCTTTGATAGTCCAAAGGAAAAAATGTTGAAGCGGGAGCTTGATAAACTCAAACTCCAATATGAATTAATGGATAAAAGTCTCAATCAAATTTCATCAGTGTTAGAAAATATTAAAGATAGAGATGATAACATTTATCGAGTAATTTTTGAAGCTGAGCCAATTCCAAACTCAATACGTAAAGCTGGAATTGGTGGAGTTAATCGTTATAAAGACCTTGAAGGTTACGACAACTCTGAAATACTAATTTCTACCGTAAAAAAGGTTGACCAAATCTCTAAACAGCTCTATATACAATCTAAGTCATTCGATGAAGTTATTGAAATGGCACAAAGGAAGTCTGATATGATGGCTTCTATTCCTGCTATTCAACCAGTAAAAAATAAAGAACTAAAGCGAATTGCTTCAGGCTATGGAAGACGTATTGATCCCTACTACAAAAAGCCAAAATTTCATTATGGTGTAGACTTTTCAGCTCCAAAAGGCACACCAATATATGCTACTGGTGATGGAAAAGTTGCTAAAACTCAACGAAGTAGAAGAGGCTTTGGTAATCATATCGTTATTGATCATGGGTATGGCTATGAGTCGCTATATGCTCACATGACAAAATACACTGTAAGTAAAGGTCAAAAAGTAAAACGTGGCGATGTTATAGGATATGTAGGAAGCACGGGTAAATCAACCGCTCCTCACCTTCATTATGAAGTGCATAAAGACGGTAAAAAAATTAATCCGGCTTATTACTTCCACAATGACTTATCTCCCGATGAGTTTGACAGAATGCTTGAACTTTCTTCACAAGAAAACCAATCCTTCGACTAA
- a CDS encoding MerR family transcriptional regulator, whose translation MPYKEKPIEKLYYSIGEVAKTLDVNVSLIRFWEKEFDMLQPKKNKKGNRMFTKVDFENLKIIYHLVKERGFTLEGAKKKLKENKDDTINNFEIVSRLKEIRSFLVDLSEEL comes from the coding sequence ATGCCTTACAAAGAGAAACCCATTGAAAAGTTATACTACTCCATAGGAGAAGTTGCGAAAACTTTGGATGTAAATGTATCTCTAATTCGATTTTGGGAAAAAGAATTTGATATGCTTCAGCCTAAAAAGAATAAGAAAGGAAACAGGATGTTTACAAAAGTTGATTTTGAAAATCTAAAAATCATCTACCATCTTGTAAAGGAAAGAGGATTCACTTTAGAAGGTGCCAAAAAGAAACTTAAGGAAAATAAAGACGACACTATCAACAATTTTGAGATTGTCTCAAGACTAAAAGAAATAAGAAGTTTTCTAGTTGATTTGTCCGAAGAGTTATAG
- a CDS encoding 1,4-dihydroxy-6-naphthoate synthase, giving the protein MKLTLGFSPCPNDTFMFDALVHQKVDTEGLEFDVRLEDVETLNRMALEKQLDITKLSFNAFLHANSDYILLQSGSALGKNCGPLVISKKDKSLFNSNSTVAIPGIYTTAHSLFKLAFPTFTNTKEIVFSEIEDAVLNDTVDAGVIIHENRFTYKQKGLKKVMDLGEYWESETNLPIPLGGIAISRVISTEIQQKVQRVLKRSLEYAFQNPKSSEEYVCQYAQEMSYDVMQKHIQLYVNEYSVNLGKEGIKAIVYLFERNNVSSENIFVEL; this is encoded by the coding sequence ATGAAGCTAACTCTCGGTTTTTCTCCATGTCCTAACGATACTTTTATGTTTGATGCTTTGGTGCATCAGAAAGTTGATACTGAAGGATTAGAATTTGATGTTAGGCTTGAAGATGTTGAAACATTAAACCGTATGGCTTTAGAAAAACAATTGGACATTACTAAGTTGTCCTTCAATGCTTTTTTGCACGCTAATTCAGATTATATTCTACTACAAAGTGGCTCAGCATTGGGAAAGAATTGTGGTCCTTTAGTAATTTCAAAAAAAGATAAGTCCCTATTTAATTCTAACTCTACAGTTGCTATTCCTGGAATATATACCACAGCACATAGTTTATTTAAGTTAGCGTTTCCAACATTTACAAATACAAAGGAGATTGTTTTTTCTGAAATTGAAGATGCGGTTCTTAATGATACTGTTGACGCAGGCGTTATTATTCACGAAAATAGATTTACATACAAGCAAAAAGGGCTTAAAAAAGTTATGGATTTAGGAGAATATTGGGAATCAGAAACTAATCTGCCAATTCCATTGGGTGGAATAGCTATTTCAAGAGTTATTAGTACCGAAATTCAACAAAAAGTACAACGAGTTTTGAAACGCTCTTTAGAATATGCTTTTCAAAACCCTAAAAGTTCAGAAGAGTATGTATGTCAGTATGCTCAAGAAATGAGTTATGATGTGATGCAAAAACACATACAACTTTATGTCAATGAATATTCTGTGAATTTGGGTAAAGAGGGTATAAAAGCAATTGTTTATTTATTTGAAAGAAACAATGTTTCTTCAGAAAATATCTTTGTCGAGCTATAA
- the mqnB gene encoding futalosine hydrolase translates to MNFLIVTATKEELTLDCNHHLVTGIGMISTAIAVTKELSKNQYDLVINIGIAGSFNRSLEVGNVVEVSEDYLSELGAQDGNRFLSPLEMELDINYKVVMPEQTHLKKVRGITVNTVHGDELSIMKIVHRLNPQVESMEGAACMLACKDANVPCVQIRAISNVVEKRNKSNWNIPLAIQQLNKELEQFISTL, encoded by the coding sequence ATGAATTTCCTAATTGTAACGGCAACGAAAGAGGAGTTGACACTTGATTGCAATCACCATTTGGTGACTGGTATTGGGATGATCTCTACGGCAATTGCTGTGACTAAGGAACTCTCCAAAAATCAATATGATTTGGTTATTAATATCGGTATCGCTGGCTCTTTTAATCGCTCTTTAGAAGTTGGAAATGTAGTTGAGGTAAGTGAAGATTACCTTTCAGAATTAGGAGCCCAAGATGGTAATAGATTCCTTTCGCCTTTAGAGATGGAATTAGATATTAACTATAAAGTCGTTATGCCAGAACAGACACATCTCAAAAAAGTAAGAGGCATTACAGTAAATACAGTGCATGGTGATGAATTGTCAATTATGAAAATTGTTCATCGTCTAAATCCACAAGTTGAAAGCATGGAAGGTGCTGCTTGTATGTTGGCCTGTAAAGATGCAAATGTTCCGTGTGTTCAAATTAGAGCAATTTCAAATGTTGTAGAAAAAAGAAATAAGTCCAATTGGAATATACCTTTAGCTATTCAACAATTAAATAAAGAGTTAGAACAATTTATTTCAACATTATGA
- a CDS encoding 6-carboxytetrahydropterin synthase, which translates to MIYITRRERFNAAHMLRNENWSDEKNIEVFGKCANQNWHGHNFELFVTVKGEVNEDTGFVVNLKDLASVIQHKVIQKLDHKNLNLDVDFMRGKMASTEILAIAIWEELESDIKNLDATLHLVKVQETENNFVEYFGK; encoded by the coding sequence ATGATTTATATAACTAGAAGAGAACGTTTTAATGCCGCTCATATGCTCAGAAATGAGAATTGGAGCGATGAAAAAAATATTGAAGTATTTGGCAAATGTGCTAATCAAAATTGGCATGGCCATAATTTTGAACTGTTTGTAACGGTCAAAGGCGAAGTGAATGAAGACACAGGTTTTGTTGTCAATCTAAAAGATTTAGCATCAGTAATTCAGCATAAAGTCATTCAAAAATTAGATCATAAAAATTTAAACTTAGATGTTGATTTTATGCGTGGGAAGATGGCTTCAACAGAAATATTAGCTATTGCTATTTGGGAAGAACTTGAAAGCGACATCAAAAATTTAGACGCTACTCTTCATCTAGTAAAAGTACAAGAAACAGAAAATAACTTTGTAGAATATTTCGGAAAATAA
- the folE gene encoding GTP cyclohydrolase I FolE, with translation MSEYKKEESYKTDSLDSLKEHYTKVLDLIGEDSSREGLIKTPERVAKAMQFLTHGYELHPSEILESAMFSEDYSQMVLVKEIEFYSLCEHHLLPFFGKAHIAYIPDGKIVGLSKIPRVVDAFSRRLQVQERLTNEIRDCIQNTLQPKGVAVVMEARHLCMQMRGVEKQNSMTTTSAFSGAFLNSEKTRLEFMNLITSTLS, from the coding sequence ATGTCAGAATATAAAAAAGAAGAAAGCTATAAAACAGATTCTTTAGACTCTTTAAAAGAACACTACACAAAAGTGTTGGATTTGATTGGTGAAGACTCCAGCAGAGAAGGCCTTATTAAAACTCCAGAACGTGTAGCTAAGGCCATGCAGTTTCTTACGCATGGATACGAGTTACACCCTTCAGAAATTTTAGAGTCTGCAATGTTTTCTGAAGATTATAGCCAGATGGTATTGGTAAAAGAAATCGAATTTTATTCTCTCTGCGAACACCATTTACTGCCTTTCTTCGGCAAAGCTCATATAGCCTACATTCCTGATGGTAAAATTGTTGGACTAAGCAAAATCCCTAGAGTAGTTGATGCCTTTTCAAGGCGATTACAAGTGCAAGAACGTTTGACAAATGAAATTAGAGACTGTATTCAAAATACACTACAACCTAAAGGTGTAGCCGTTGTAATGGAAGCCCGTCATCTATGCATGCAAATGCGTGGCGTAGAAAAACAAAACTCCATGACTACAACATCAGCATTTTCTGGTGCTTTTCTGAATAGTGAAAAAACTAGATTAGAATTTATGAATTTAATAACCTCAACACTGAGTTAA
- the fabD gene encoding ACP S-malonyltransferase: protein MKAYVFPGQGAQFQGMGKDLYENSELAKELLEKANSILGFRITDIMFEGEKEELTQTKVTQPAIFLHSVVLAKVLGNDFNADMVAGHSLGEFSALVAADYMTFEDGLKLVYKRAMAMQKACEQNPSTMAAILGLEDNIVERICNEIDGIVVPANYNCPGQLVISGSVKAIDEACEKLTEAGARRALKLPVGGAFHSPLMEPAQVELANAIEETPFKAGNCPVYQNVTAKAESDPNTIKSNLIKQLTASVKWTQTMRQMQSDGLSKVIEVGPGKVLQGLFKKMDRALETESAQVL from the coding sequence ATGAAAGCATATGTATTCCCTGGACAAGGGGCACAATTTCAAGGTATGGGAAAAGATTTATACGAAAATTCGGAATTAGCTAAAGAGCTTTTAGAAAAAGCCAATTCTATTTTAGGCTTTAGAATTACAGATATAATGTTTGAAGGCGAGAAAGAAGAACTCACTCAAACGAAAGTAACACAGCCTGCTATTTTTCTACATTCTGTAGTCTTGGCAAAAGTATTAGGCAATGACTTTAATGCTGATATGGTTGCCGGCCACTCACTTGGTGAATTTTCAGCACTCGTTGCTGCTGACTATATGACTTTTGAAGATGGGTTAAAGCTTGTTTACAAACGTGCTATGGCTATGCAAAAAGCATGCGAGCAAAATCCATCTACTATGGCAGCAATCTTGGGTTTAGAAGACAATATTGTTGAACGTATTTGTAATGAAATTGATGGTATTGTCGTTCCTGCAAACTACAATTGCCCAGGTCAGTTAGTGATTTCTGGTTCAGTGAAAGCCATTGATGAGGCTTGTGAAAAGCTAACAGAAGCTGGTGCAAGAAGAGCCTTAAAACTACCTGTTGGGGGTGCATTTCATTCGCCTTTAATGGAGCCTGCACAAGTTGAACTTGCCAATGCTATTGAAGAAACACCCTTCAAAGCAGGCAATTGCCCAGTATATCAAAATGTTACTGCCAAAGCGGAGAGTGACCCGAACACAATCAAGTCAAACCTTATAAAGCAATTGACAGCATCGGTAAAGTGGACGCAAACTATGAGACAAATGCAAAGCGATGGACTTTCAAAAGTAATTGAAGTTGGTCCTGGTAAAGTACTACAAGGGTTATTTAAGAAAATGGACAGAGCACTAGAAACAGAAAGTGCACAAGTCTTATAG
- a CDS encoding capsular biosynthesis protein codes for MFSFFRKKEKKLEPIGFDSLICDIHSHFIPGIDDGSPDLETSVKLVKKMQELGFNKIITTPHVMHDFYRNTPEIILSGLKSLKNELKAQSINVDISAAAEYYVDYYFESKLNADEDFLTFGDKHILIETSFVSEPPNFSESIFKLQLKGYKVILAHPERYGFMSVDDLKKYKDRSVKLQLNLLSLLGYYGSECKLKAEKLIENNMVDFVGTDCHNLNQSSIYHQCMTNKHWHSLVNSGTLKNHLL; via the coding sequence ATGTTTTCATTTTTCAGAAAAAAAGAGAAAAAGTTAGAACCCATAGGATTCGACTCGCTGATTTGTGATATACATTCACACTTTATTCCTGGAATTGATGATGGTTCACCAGACTTAGAAACTTCTGTTAAACTGGTGAAGAAAATGCAAGAATTGGGTTTCAATAAGATAATCACTACCCCGCATGTGATGCATGATTTTTATAGAAATACACCTGAAATTATTTTATCAGGCTTAAAGAGTTTAAAAAATGAACTCAAAGCCCAATCCATCAATGTCGATATAAGTGCAGCAGCAGAATACTATGTAGATTATTATTTTGAGTCCAAATTAAACGCTGATGAAGACTTCTTAACCTTTGGAGATAAGCATATACTTATAGAAACTTCTTTTGTTTCTGAACCGCCCAATTTTTCAGAGTCTATTTTCAAGCTTCAACTAAAAGGCTATAAAGTTATTTTAGCTCATCCAGAGCGATATGGCTTTATGTCCGTAGATGATTTGAAAAAGTATAAAGATCGTTCAGTAAAGTTGCAACTTAACCTATTATCGCTTTTAGGCTATTATGGTAGCGAGTGCAAACTGAAAGCTGAAAAGCTTATTGAAAACAATATGGTTGACTTTGTTGGTACGGATTGCCATAATCTTAACCAATCTTCCATATATCATCAATGCATGACTAATAAGCATTGGCATTCTCTTGTGAACAGTGGAACGCTAAAGAATCATTTGCTATAA